The DNA sequence ATTTAATCAGTGATGGTTGTTGCATCTGTAATACTAAACTCAAGAGTGTATCTAGGTGTTTTAGAATTAAACCTCTTTTTCTCTCTTACCGTTATCTTTTTTACTGCTTTCCTTAAGCCCGCCTCGACTGGCTTTTGCTACCTGTGGGTTTCGAgttaatttctgtttttcttgttgttaattaaagtttgctgttgttgttgttgttgttatattACTGTGGTTAACTGGCAAGTTTCTTTCTCGGTAATAGCGATAACCGTATCAGGTCAAAGCAGTGTGTACAATATTTGCCATATCAACTGGACTCAAATCTACATTTCGGTGAAGTGATAAATAGAGCATTCGAACTAATGGAAGCTCCTTCTTTCGACATCTGTTTAAAGTTCGCAAATAGTCTCCGAGTGTATTTCATGTCATGGAAAATCTCTCTTAGCTAGTGATAAAACATtattagatgcatgctcaattttgagAAACGTCACAAAGTCTTAGCGTAAAGCCCCTCGTAACTTTAAGGTTAGCGTTTGTGTTCGGGTTATTTGTTAGGTTAGGATAAGCGTTACTGTTTGTGTTCTTGAGGAGAAGAATTAGGAAGACTCTTGATGACCTTTATTGTCCGTATTTATTGCCAGAAGCGATAGCAAAGTTTACGAGAAAGGctaggggacactttgtgacgcttATTGAAATCGGCGTGCATCTATTTACGTTCTATGTGCCAAGTAATGTATTTAATGCTTGTTTTTTTAGATATTGACGAATGCACAGAGGGCCTTTCGGAGTGCTTCGAGAACACTGTTTGCAGAAATATTCCCGGCTCATATCAGTGCGAATGTAAAAGGGGCTTCGTTAAACGTGGCGGGAAATGTTTGAgtatgttctttttttagcTACGATTGCAATTTATTCAGTGTAGGAACATTTCAACCTTAGCTCTTGCTCAGAAAGTAAAACGTTTTAATGCACCATCACATGACAGTGAAGATGATTCGCCccattttttcaagtttaacaTAGTATAAATCAACAAattcaatgaaaaattaaGGAATCGCCCTTTTTATGCTTGTTTAAGGCTGATAACGATTTTAATTCACTGACAACTTTTGATAAAAGGATACATCTATTAAAGGGgcgtttacacgacagagcaaaaatggcacggatccgacaaaaactggaacggttctaacagtttaatttttgcaaagaaacagtgaACTTTTATCCGTATCGTGTCGGGTCCATAGGTGCCTATGGACCCGTTGCGGAAAGGATAAAAGTTCACcgtttctttgcaaaaactattggaaccgttccagtttttgtcggatcCGTGCCATTTTTTCTCTGTCGTGTAAAAGCCTCTTAAATTTCACACGGACCCCCGTCGAGCTTGCCTCCCTACAGGTAACTCCATTAATTAATTCAACTCGGTCATTTAGTCTCTGAAACACAGCTCCTTAGTTGTTGTACACGTTGATTTGATTAATTTAACGATAGATGCTGACATTTTCAGCCATAACAATAGGAAGGAAACAAACAGAAAGTTCAATTGACGAAGGTGTTCTCTCCAGTTGGTGAGAGTAAGCTCCTTCAAAGGCCATCTCAAGTGTTAATAGGTTTTAACggtgttttcctttcttttttttttttgtctttttttttcacagttgGAATAGAAAAATGCAAAGATCCTGGAATCCCTCGGAACGGCGCGAGGAGAGGAGATCAGTTTTTCCATAAAGCAAGagtctttttttcatgcaaTAAAGGTTTCACCTTGGATGGAAATAGTTCTATTACTTGCCAGGAAGGAGAATGGTCCTCAAATCTGCCATACTGTAGAGGTACGAAAGGACAATTATCTTCTAACGACACTGTTTATGTTATCTCTTTCATGTTGAGATAGCTAAACATCTATTCAATCTTTCTACTTGTTCTGAAATTGTGAATACATGCTATTACAGAGTTTTCTTCTTTAGCCAACTTAGGGCTTGAAGCTACACatagagcaaaaaaaaaaattcaacctaGAATCAAGTTAAAACTAATGACGTCCTCCTTCTTGCAGCCAAATGTGCCAATCCTGGTGCTCTATCAAATGGTTTCAGAAGAGGAGGTGATTTCAGACATGGAAAGAAAGTGACATTTGGTTGTCGACGCGGTTTCAGGCTGAAAGGAGTTAACATCATCACTTGTAATGATGGCACTTGGAGTAATCCACGTCCGGTTTGTTCTGGTAAGATGGGATAATAATGGAAATTGGAGTGATCCACTACCAGTATGTGCAGGTAGATAAAATACGTATGTTGGGAACTGAGTCAGGCTGTACGTGGGAGCGAAATAATTGCTTTCATTTTGCCAGAAATTAACAGCTTGCTATTGGATTCTCGACTATATgccttgtgtttttttttcttagatgCTAATGAGTGTGCAGAAGGCCTTTCCAACTGCGATGGCAACACTGTGTGCTTAAATACTCTTGGCACATATAGATGCAAGTGCAAAGAGGGTTACTTTCAAATCGGCAGGACATGCTTTAGTATGTGTCATTGCTCATTTGGAATTTGATATTTGATGTTGTTGGATTCCATTTTATACGACATAAAAGTTAGTTTTGTCTGCAAATAGTTGCTTTCACCGTTACGGTAAATTTGGTGGTTTGATTCCCAATCGATAAACGTAGTCTCTCTCTCCTTTTAGAAAAGTGTGCAGACCCTGGAATTCCCCTTAACGGCAAAAGATATGGCAAGCAGTTTTTTCATCAAAGAAGAGTCAGTTTCTCATGTAATCGAGGATACACCTTGGTGGGAAATTTTTCAATGAGTTGCCAAGAAGGAGAATGGAACTCTGCTCTGCCACAGTGTAAAGGTAAAGCAGAATTTGGTACAAACGTACTCATTTATACCATGAGTTCAGCTAGTTCCTTACTATTTTAAGACCACTACCTCAGTGTAAAATTGTATTATTTGTAAatatcatttaaaaattaaaactcttTTAATGTGTCAAGTGGAAGCTAATTCCATCTTTTGAACAGAAAATTGTGCCGATCCCGGTGCTCTATCAAATGGTTTCAGAAGAGGAGGTGATTTCAGACATGGAAAGAAAGTGACATTTGGTTGTCGACGTGGTTTCAGGCTGAAGGGAGTTAACAACATCACTTGTAATAATGGAAATTGGAGTAATCCACTACCAGTATGTGCAGGTAGATAAATTACGTATGTTGGGAACTGAGTCGGTCTGTGCGCGGGTGCGGAactgctttcatttttctagACTTTCACAGCATGCTATTGGATTCTCGAATATATGCcttctgtttcctttttcttagATGCTAATGAGTGTGCAGAAGGCCTTTCCAACTGCGATGGCAACACTGTGTGCTTAAATACCCTTGGCACATATAGATGCAAGTGCAAAGAGGGTTACTTTCAAATCGGCAGGACATGCTTTAGTATGTGTCATTGCTCATTTGGAATTTGATATTTGATGTTGTTGGATTCCATTTTATACGACATAAAAGTTAGTTTTGTCTGCAAATAGTTGCTTTTACCGTTACGGTAAACTTGGTGGTTTGATTCCCAATCGATATAGGTAGTCTCTCTCTCCTTTTAGAAAAGTGTGCAGACCCTGGAATTCCCCTTAACGGCAAAAGATATGGCAAGCAGTTTTTTCATCAAAGAAGAGTCAGTTTCTCATGTAATCGAGGATACACCTTGGTGGGAAATTTTTCAATGAGTTGCCAAGAAGGAGAATGGAACTCTGCTCTGCCACAGTGTAAAGGTAAAGCAGAATTTGGTACAAACGTACTCATTTATACCATGAGTTCAGTTAGTTCCTTACTATTTTAAGACCACTACCTCAGTGTAAAATTGTATTATTTGTAAatatcatttaaaaattaaactctTTTAATGTGTCAAGTGGAAGCTAATTCCATCTTTTGAACAGAAAATTGTGCCGATCCCGGTGCTCTATCAAATGGTTTCAGAAGAGGAGGTGATTTCAGACATGGAAAGAAAGTGACATTTGGTTGTCGACGTGGTTTCAGGCTGAAGGGAGTTAACAACATCACTTGTAATAATGGAAATTGGAGTAATCCACTACCAGTATGTGCAGGTAGATAAATTACGTATGTTGGGAACTGAGTCGGTCTGTGCGCGGGTGCGGAactgctttcatttttccagACTTTCACAGCATGCTATTGGATTCTCGACTATATGCcttctgtttcctttttcttagATGCTAATGAGTGTGCAGAAGGCCTTTCCAACTGCGATGGCAACACTGTGTGCTTAAATACTCTTGGCACATATAGATGCAAGTGCAAAGAGGGTTACTTTCAAATCGGCAGGACATGCTTTAGTATGTGTCATTGCTCATTTGGAATTTGATATTTGATGTTGTTGGATTCCATTTTATACGACATAAAAGTTAGTTTTGTCTGCAAATAGTTGCTTTTACCGTTACGGTAAACTTGGTGGTTTGATTCCCAATCGATATAGGTAGTCTCTCTCTCCTTTTAGAAAAGTGTGCAGACCCTGGAATTCCCCTTAACGGCAAAAGATATGGCAAGCAGTTTTTTCATCAAAGAAGAGTCAGTTTCTCATGTAATCGAGGATACACCTTGGTGGGAAATTTTTCAATGAGTTGCCAAGAAGGAGAATGGAACTCTGCTCTGCCACAGTGTAAAGGTAAAGCAGAATTTGGTACAAACGTACTCATTTATACCATGAGTTCAGCTAGTTCCTTACTATTTTAAGACCACTACCTCAGTGTAAAATTGTATTATTTGTAAatatcatttaaaaattaaaactcttTTAATGTGTCAAGTGGAAGCTAATTCCATCTTTTGAACAGAAAATTGTGCCGATCCCGGTGCTCTATCAAATGGTTTCAGAAGAGGAGGTGATTTCAGACATGGAAAGAAAGTGACATTTGGTTGTCGACGTGGTTTCAGGCTGAAGGGAGTTAACAACATCACTTGTAATAATGGAAATTGGAGTAATCCACTACCAGTATGTGCAGGTAGATAAATTACGTATGTTGGGAACTGAGTCGGTCTGTGCGCGGGTGCGGAactgctttcatttttctagACTTTCACAGCATGCTATTGGATTCTCGAATATATGCcttctgtttcctttttcttagATGCTAATGAGTGTGCAGAAGGCCTTTCCAACTGCGATGGCAACACTGTGTGCTTAAATACCCTTGGCACATATAGATGCAAGTGCAAAGAGGGTTACTTTCAAATCGGCAGGACATGCTTTAGTATGTGTCATTGCTCATTTGGAATTTGATATTTGATGTTGTTGGATTCCATTTTATACGACATAAAAGTTAGTTTTGTCTGCAAATAGTTGCTTTTACCGTTACGGTAAACTTGGTGGTTTGATTCCCAATCGATATAGGTAGTCTCTCTCTCCTTTTAGAAAAGTGTGCAGACCCTGGAATTCCCCTTAACGGCAAAAGATATGGCAAGCAGTTTTTTCATCAAAGAAGAGTCAGTTTCTCATGTAATCGAGGATACACCTTGGTGGGAAATTTTTCAATGAGTTGCCAAGAAGGAGAATGGAACTCTGCTCTGCCACAGTGTAAAGGTAAAGCAGAATTTGGTACAAACGTACTCATTTATACCATGAGTTCAGCTAGTTCCTTACTATTTTAAGACCACTACCTCAGTGTAAAATTGTATTATTTGTAAatatcatttaaaaattaaaactcttTTAATGTGTCAAGTGGAAGCTAATTCCATCTTTTGAACAGAAAATTGTGCCGATCCCGGTGCTCTATCAAATGGTTTCAGAAGAGGAGGTGATTTCAGACATGGAAAGAAAGTGACATTTGGTTGTCGACGTGGTTTCAGGCTGAAGGGAGTTAACAACATCACTTGTAATAATGGAAATTGGAGTAATCCACTACCAGTATGTGCAGGTAGATAAATTACGTATGTTGGGAACTGAGTCGGTCTGTGCGCGGGTGCGGAactgctttcatttttctagACTTTCACAGCATGCTATTGGATTCTCGAATATATGCcttctgtttcctttttcttagATGCTAATGAGTGTGCAGAAGGCCTTTCCAACTGCGATGGCAACACTGTGTGCTTAAATACCCTTGGCACATATAGATGCAAGTGCAAAGAGGGTTACTTTCAAATCGGCAGGACATGCTTTAGTATGTGTCATTGCTCATTTGGAATTTGATATTTGATGTTGTTGGATTCCATTTTATACGACATAAAAGTTAGTTTTGTCTGCAAATAGTTGCTTTTACCGTTACGGTAAACTTGGTGGTTTGATTCCCAATCGATATAGGTAGTCTCTCTCTCCTTTTAGAAAAGTGTGCAGACCCTGGAATTCCCCTTAACGGCAAAAGATATGGCAAGCAGTTTTTTCATCAAAGAAGAGTCAGTTTCTCATGTAATCGAGGATACACCTTGGTGGGAAATTTTTCAATGAGTTGCCAAGAAGGAGAATGGAACTCTGCTCTGCCACAGTGTAAAGGTAAAGCAGAATTTGGTACAAACGTACTCATTTATACCATGAGTTCAGTAAGTTGCTTTCTATTTTAAGACTACTATCTGTAAAATTGCATTATTtgtaaatgtcatttaaaaattaaaactcttTTAATGTGTCAAGTGGAAGCTAATTCCATCTTTTGAACAGAAAATTGTGCCGATCCCGGTGCTCTATCAAATGGTTTCAGAAGAGGAGGTGATTTCAGACATGGAAAGAAAGTGACATTTGGTTGTCGACGCGGTTTCAGGCTGAAGGGAGTTAACATCATTACTTGTAATGATGGCACTTGGAGTAATCCACGTCCAGTTTGTTCTGGTAAGATGTTGGAGTGATTCAGTAGATATGAAGCCTTAAAGGGAGAAGTCGTCTTCAGAGTGAAGTGATTGGAATGCATTGTGTATCAATAGATGAGAGACAACAGCGCACTTTAGTTGACACTGATGATTTCCACTCGACTGGGGTAAGATGGCTCAGGCAGTAGAGCACAGGACAACCATGCGGAAAGTCGTTCTTCCTGACCTAACCGTGAATCACGACTAAGAAGACTTTGTTTCCTTATTCTATTATAAGCAATCAGGTATAGCTCAGGTATTAGACCGATACAGGTGTGTGGAGTTTTAGGTCTTCCTCTCACTAAGATCATACAATGAAAATTCGTTTTAATCTGCTGTTTAGATACATGAATTTGATGTATTCACATCCGATATATACAGATATATGTGCAATCTTTTCGGATGATCTGAAATAACCAGCACGAACCATCCGCAGTAAAAATTATATCTActtttaaatgcaatttaaattttccttcGTCGTTGTATTTTATGATTCTTAGATTCTGCCAGCTTCTGCAGAAAACCTCCTATCCCGCTGCATGCTTACATGCTGACTTCACAAgcgcaaagaaaatttttcagtGACGGCGAAAGACTGTCCTACAGATGCAACTTGGGATTCTCACCAACAGGGGTGACTTTTAGGTGGTGCAAAAATGGAGTATGGACCAGACTGATGTTCACTTGCAAtggttcgtttgtttttgttgttgtttttttaatttggtttCTTTGATTACTTTCTAAAAACAATCCGCGCAATGAATGCTATTAATGGCAGTGTCATAAATGAAGACGTGTTGGTATCATGTTTTAACGTTTAATGAGCTCAAGGGAATCGTGGCCCCGTATTAACTACTCAGCCTAATGTTAAAAGTTTGGTGTCCTGTGGGATTTATGCACtgtgaatgaaaattattgtaaaggaGCAGATTATCCCAGGGCAGAGCAGATGAATCATAGTTGCCTCTGTCTATGCACAGCTGCCAAGTTAAGTCCAATCAACCCGAATTTGGTTTAGATTTTTCAAATGAGTAAAATAAaggatttcaaaaaa is a window from the Acropora palmata chromosome 1, jaAcrPala1.3, whole genome shotgun sequence genome containing:
- the LOC141880131 gene encoding sushi, von Willebrand factor type A, EGF and pentraxin domain-containing protein 1-like isoform X3, encoding MDAYSSILLLIVTLYPHSSLQSEEKCNSALGMERGDIPDESITASSQLDSNHHPFFGRLHGSKAWCSAEGEDDPYIEIKLHEEHSITALSTQGSSTDGVWSSKYRIEYHTGGKWTQYKKELPGNRNLLREKRNNLNPEILTKSIRIFPKDPFSMIVPDVKYKCLRVELYGCLPPADCRDPGRPINGERTGDEFNHGSRISFSCKQGFLLIGNSSSVCNMGKWSNALPQCKGICEDPGVPENGNRKGIGNFIDGDTIEFSCNRNYSLFGSSISRCLNGRWSSALPKCKAVCTDPGIPFNGNRIGNDFSEGQMVAFSCDSNFTLVGPSLVFCVAGQWDATTPTCKASCSNPGSPEHGNIIGSDFGHGGQVTFLCLPKYSLSGSATMTCRDGKWSSALPVCKAYCMRPGSPHNGTTHGSNFHHNKRISFSCLPGFMLIGHSTAVCINGKWSASVPRCIVVCPDPGAPINGSRVGDSFLDGQTVAFRCHESHTLIGQQVLRCLSGRWSSDVPECKAHCSPPVAPSNGRVFASNSNNEHGTRLRFACNSGYKGASIVQCDDGKWNSSLPLCEDIDECTEGLSECFENTVCRNIPGSYQCECKRGFVKRGGKCLIGIEKCKDPGIPRNGARRGDQFFHKARVFFSCNKGFTLDGNSSITCQEGEWSSNLPYCRAKCANPGALSNGFRRGGDFRHGKKVTFGCRRGFRLKGVNIITCNDGTWSNPRPVCSDANECAEGLSNCDGNTVCLNTLGTYRCKCKEGYFQIGRTCFKKCADPGIPLNGKRYGKQFFHQRRVSFSCNRGYTLVGNFSMSCQEGEWNSALPQCKENCADPGALSNGFRRGGDFRHGKKVTFGCRRGFRLKGVNNITCNNGNWSNPLPVCADANECAEGLSNCDGNTVCLNTLGTYRCKCKEGYFQIGRTCFKKCADPGIPLNGKRYGKQFFHQRRVSFSCNRGYTLVGNFSMSCQEGEWNSALPQCKENCADPGALSNGFRRGGDFRHGKKVTFGCRRGFRLKGVNNITCNNGNWSNPLPVCADANECAEGLSNCDGNTVCLNTLGTYRCKCKEGYFQIGRTCFKKCADPGIPLNGKRYGKQFFHQRRVSFSCNRGYTLVGNFSMSCQEGEWNSALPQCKENCADPGALSNGFRRGGDFRHGKKVTFGCRRGFRLKGVNNITCNNGNWSNPLPVCADANECAEGLSNCDGNTVCLNTLGTYRCKCKEGYFQIGRTCFKKCADPGIPLNGKRYGKQFFHQRRVSFSCNRGYTLVGNFSMSCQEGEWNSALPQCKENCADPGALSNGFRRGGDFRHGKKVTFGCRRGFRLKGVNNITCNNGNWSNPLPVCADANECAEGLSNCDGNTVCLNTLGTYRCKCKEGYFQIGRTCFKKCADPGIPLNGKRYGKQFFHQRRVSFSCNRGYTLVGNFSMSCQEGEWNSALPQCKENCADPGALSNGFRRGGDFRHGKKVTFGCRRGFRLKGVNIITCNDGTWSNPRPVCSDSASFCRKPPIPLHAYMLTSQAQRKFFSDGERLSYRCNLGFSPTGVTFRWCKNGVWTRLMFTCNVKSCGEPETPENGRINSYLFTYNSAIEYSCDQGYTLVGPKRRVCQHNQTWTGTVPLCTLINCGRLPTPRNGEKKSETSTFLHGQVRFACKGLGFKIEGSQTRTCLESGQWSGQQPECKSPCSNPGKPPNGGRTGQGFTHGKTVKFYCKRNYRLVGRKQLTCNNGNWQGQKPRCRRKNKRNS
- the LOC141880131 gene encoding sushi, von Willebrand factor type A, EGF and pentraxin domain-containing protein 1-like isoform X1, coding for MDAYSSILLLIVTLYPHSSLQSEEKCNSALGMERGDIPDESITASSQLDSNHHPFFGRLHGSKAWCSAEGEDDPYIEIKLHEEHSITALSTQGSSTDGVWSSKYRIEYHTGGKWTQYKKELPGNRNLLREKRNNLNPEILTKSIRIFPKDPFSMIVPDVKYKCLRVELYGCLPPADCRDPGRPINGERTGDEFNHGSRISFSCKQGFLLIGNSSSVCNMGKWSNALPQCKGICEDPGVPENGNRKGIGNFIDGDTIEFSCNRNYSLFGSSISRCLNGRWSSALPKCKAVCTDPGIPFNGNRIGNDFSEGQMVAFSCDSNFTLVGPSLVFCVAGQWDATTPTCKASCSNPGSPEHGNIIGSDFGHGGQVTFLCLPKYSLSGSATMTCRDGKWSSALPVCKAYCMRPGSPHNGTTHGSNFHHNKRISFSCLPGFMLIGHSTAVCINGKWSASVPRCIVVCPDPGAPINGSRVGDSFLDGQTVAFRCHESHTLIGQQVLRCLSGRWSSDVPECKAHCSPPVAPSNGRVFASNSNNEHGTRLRFACNSGYKGASIVQCDDGKWNSSLPLCEDIDECTEGLSECFENTVCRNIPGSYQCECKRGFVKRGGKCLIGIEKCKDPGIPRNGARRGDQFFHKARVFFSCNKGFTLDGNSSITCQEGEWSSNLPYCRAKCANPGALSNGFRRGGDFRHGKKVTFGCRRGFRLKGVNIITCNDGTWSNPRPVCSDANECAEGLSNCDGNTVCLNTLGTYRCKCKEGYFQIGRTCFKKCADPGIPLNGKRYGKQFFHQRRVSFSCNRGYTLVGNFSMSCQEGEWNSALPQCKENCADPGALSNGFRRGGDFRHGKKVTFGCRRGFRLKGVNNITCNNGNWSNPLPVCADANECAEGLSNCDGNTVCLNTLGTYRCKCKEGYFQIGRTCFKKCADPGIPLNGKRYGKQFFHQRRVSFSCNRGYTLVGNFSMSCQEGEWNSALPQCKENCADPGALSNGFRRGGDFRHGKKVTFGCRRGFRLKGVNNITCNNGNWSNPLPVCADANECAEGLSNCDGNTVCLNTLGTYRCKCKEGYFQIGRTCFKKCADPGIPLNGKRYGKQFFHQRRVSFSCNRGYTLVGNFSMSCQEGEWNSALPQCKENCADPGALSNGFRRGGDFRHGKKVTFGCRRGFRLKGVNNITCNNGNWSNPLPVCADANECAEGLSNCDGNTVCLNTLGTYRCKCKEGYFQIGRTCFKKCADPGIPLNGKRYGKQFFHQRRVSFSCNRGYTLVGNFSMSCQEGEWNSALPQCKENCADPGALSNGFRRGGDFRHGKKVTFGCRRGFRLKGVNNITCNNGNWSNPLPVCADANECAEGLSNCDGNTVCLNTLGTYRCKCKEGYFQIGRTCFKKCADPGIPLNGKRYGKQFFHQRRVSFSCNRGYTLVGNFSMSCQEGEWNSALPQCKENCADPGALSNGFRRGGDFRHGKKVTFGCRRGFRLKGVNIITCNDGTWSNPRPVCSDSASFCRKPPIPLHAYMLTSQAQRKFFSDGERLSYRCNLGFSPTGVTFRWCKNGVWTRLMFTCNVKSCGEPETPENGRINSYLFTYNSAIEYSCDQGYTLVGPKRRVCQHNQTWTGTVPLCTLINCGRLPTPRNGEKKSETSTFLHGQVRFACKGLGFKIEGSQTRTCLESGQWSGQQPECKLITCADPGVPVHANRTIRKGFSYLGSVKFHCNANYKLEGVSQIFCKRDGTWSRPIPKCFAPCSNPGKPPNGGRTGQGFTHGKTVKFYCKRNYRLVGRKQLTCNNGNWQGQKPRCRRKNKRNS
- the LOC141880131 gene encoding sushi, von Willebrand factor type A, EGF and pentraxin domain-containing protein 1-like isoform X2, translating into MDAYSSILLLIVTLYPHSSLQSEEKCNSALGMERGDIPDESITASSQLDSNHHPFFGRLHGSKAWCSAEGEDDPYIEIKLHEEHSITALSTQGSSTDGVWSSKYRIEYHTGGKWTQYKKELPGNRNLLREKRNNLNPEILTKSIRIFPKDPFSMIVPDVKYKCLRVELYGCLPPADCRDPGRPINGERTGDEFNHGSRISFSCKQGFLLIGNSSSVCNMGKWSNALPQCKGICEDPGVPENGNRKGIGNFIDGDTIEFSCNRNYSLFGSSISRCLNGRWSSALPKCKAVCTDPGIPFNGNRIGNDFSEGQMVAFSCDSNFTLVGPSLVFCVAGQWDATTPTCKASCSNPGSPEHGNIIGSDFGHGGQVTFLCLPKYSLSGSATMTCRDGKWSSALPVCKVVCPDPGAPINGSRVGDSFLDGQTVAFRCHESHTLIGQQVLRCLSGRWSSDVPECKAHCSPPVAPSNGRVFASNSNNEHGTRLRFACNSGYKGASIVQCDDGKWNSSLPLCEDIDECTEGLSECFENTVCRNIPGSYQCECKRGFVKRGGKCLIGIEKCKDPGIPRNGARRGDQFFHKARVFFSCNKGFTLDGNSSITCQEGEWSSNLPYCRAKCANPGALSNGFRRGGDFRHGKKVTFGCRRGFRLKGVNIITCNDGTWSNPRPVCSDANECAEGLSNCDGNTVCLNTLGTYRCKCKEGYFQIGRTCFKKCADPGIPLNGKRYGKQFFHQRRVSFSCNRGYTLVGNFSMSCQEGEWNSALPQCKENCADPGALSNGFRRGGDFRHGKKVTFGCRRGFRLKGVNNITCNNGNWSNPLPVCADANECAEGLSNCDGNTVCLNTLGTYRCKCKEGYFQIGRTCFKKCADPGIPLNGKRYGKQFFHQRRVSFSCNRGYTLVGNFSMSCQEGEWNSALPQCKENCADPGALSNGFRRGGDFRHGKKVTFGCRRGFRLKGVNNITCNNGNWSNPLPVCADANECAEGLSNCDGNTVCLNTLGTYRCKCKEGYFQIGRTCFKKCADPGIPLNGKRYGKQFFHQRRVSFSCNRGYTLVGNFSMSCQEGEWNSALPQCKENCADPGALSNGFRRGGDFRHGKKVTFGCRRGFRLKGVNNITCNNGNWSNPLPVCADANECAEGLSNCDGNTVCLNTLGTYRCKCKEGYFQIGRTCFKKCADPGIPLNGKRYGKQFFHQRRVSFSCNRGYTLVGNFSMSCQEGEWNSALPQCKENCADPGALSNGFRRGGDFRHGKKVTFGCRRGFRLKGVNNITCNNGNWSNPLPVCADANECAEGLSNCDGNTVCLNTLGTYRCKCKEGYFQIGRTCFKKCADPGIPLNGKRYGKQFFHQRRVSFSCNRGYTLVGNFSMSCQEGEWNSALPQCKENCADPGALSNGFRRGGDFRHGKKVTFGCRRGFRLKGVNIITCNDGTWSNPRPVCSDSASFCRKPPIPLHAYMLTSQAQRKFFSDGERLSYRCNLGFSPTGVTFRWCKNGVWTRLMFTCNVKSCGEPETPENGRINSYLFTYNSAIEYSCDQGYTLVGPKRRVCQHNQTWTGTVPLCTLINCGRLPTPRNGEKKSETSTFLHGQVRFACKGLGFKIEGSQTRTCLESGQWSGQQPECKLITCADPGVPVHANRTIRKGFSYLGSVKFHCNANYKLEGVSQIFCKRDGTWSRPIPKCFAPCSNPGKPPNGGRTGQGFTHGKTVKFYCKRNYRLVGRKQLTCNNGNWQGQKPRCRRKNKRNS